A genomic stretch from Shewanella woodyi ATCC 51908 includes:
- the pstB gene encoding phosphate ABC transporter ATP-binding protein PstB translates to MISIDKSAMSTNEIDLNNLSQEETALEIRNLDLKYGDKQALFDVSMKIPEKQVTAFIGPSGCGKSTLLRCINRMNDLVDNCHIGGEILLNGQNIYDKKVDVAALRRNVGMVFQRPNPFPKSIYENVVYGLRLQGVNNRRALDEAAERSLRGAAIWDEVKDRLHDNAFGLSGGQQQRLVIARAIAIEPEVLLLDEPTSALDPISTLTIEELITELKSKYTVVIVTHNMQQAARVSDQTAFMYMGELVEYADTNTIFTTPKTRKTEDYITGRYG, encoded by the coding sequence ATGATTTCGATAGATAAGTCTGCCATGAGCACAAATGAAATAGACCTCAACAATTTGAGTCAAGAAGAAACTGCCTTGGAGATCCGTAACTTAGACCTAAAGTATGGAGACAAGCAGGCTCTATTCGATGTATCAATGAAGATACCTGAGAAGCAGGTTACTGCCTTTATTGGACCAAGTGGTTGTGGTAAATCGACTTTACTACGCTGTATTAATCGTATGAATGATCTGGTGGATAACTGTCACATCGGCGGTGAAATCTTACTCAATGGTCAAAACATCTATGACAAAAAAGTGGATGTCGCTGCGTTGAGACGTAATGTGGGTATGGTATTTCAGCGTCCAAATCCATTCCCTAAATCTATCTATGAAAATGTGGTTTATGGCCTACGTCTGCAAGGGGTAAACAACCGTCGAGCTCTTGATGAAGCGGCGGAGCGTTCACTGCGCGGCGCGGCTATCTGGGATGAGGTAAAAGACAGGTTACATGATAACGCTTTCGGGCTTTCAGGCGGGCAGCAGCAGCGTTTGGTTATTGCTCGCGCGATTGCCATCGAGCCTGAAGTGTTACTGCTTGATGAGCCCACTTCTGCATTGGATCCTATCTCTACCTTGACCATTGAAGAGCTGATCACTGAGCTAAAATCTAAATATACGGTGGTGATAGTGACCCACAATATGCAGCAGGCTGCTAGGGTGTCGGATCAAACTGCCTTCATGTATATGGGTGAGTTAGTTGAATATGCGGATACCAATACCATATTCACCACTCCTAAAACCCGTAAAACAGAAGATTATATTACTGGACGTTACGGTTAA
- a CDS encoding ABC transporter permease subunit — METQAIKPDPKANALLMGKGSSRRAITDKMTQVGVTIGGTMVFVALLLIFFYLLYVVKPIFDGAEVKPLVSVELSDDASPALMVGSDEQNELIYRVSNTGQVDFYKAKTGQLLEREQLILPNGTQVSSSAVSAPSEQRFALGLDNGQLLLAGISFGVTYPENERLITPDIRFPAGTQALTIDENGSALHHLTFGYSSEVMSFAYQDDAKVWRLARQEGEENMMTEEVEWISSTGVIQEAPSNVQQALMTPDQRQLILRSSDKLFIYDIRDVEDIQLMQVLALDLANTQVKSVSLLAGASSLLVSYDSGVVLQYFQVNGERGRQYQEIRGFDKLGDVASIASEFYRKSFVTVSDKGELSLLYTTSQRKLFSENFDLKNPGKIGFSPRSNALVVEAGNKLHLFNVENEHPEVSWSAMWSKVWYEGYPEPKYVWQSTSGSDDFEAKLSLMPLAFGTMKAALYAMLFATPLAIAGAVYTAYFMSPKVRSIVKPTIEIMEALPTVILGFLAGLWLAPLIEDNLPGILVLLILLPVSILSSAFAWYHLPGKWKQRLPDTYQELMLIPVILFIGWFSFTISPAIEILLFDGDSRMFITNELGITFDQRNALVVGIAMGFAVIPTIFSIAEDAVFSVPRHLSNGSLALGATNWQTLTRVVLLTASPGIFSAVMMGLGRAVGETMIVLMATGNTAIMEWSVFEGMRTLAANIAVEMPESAIGSSHYRVLFLAAFVLFIFTFFFNTIAEVVRQRLRERYSSL; from the coding sequence ATGGAAACTCAGGCGATAAAACCTGATCCTAAGGCTAACGCTCTACTGATGGGCAAAGGTTCGAGTCGCAGGGCGATCACGGACAAGATGACTCAGGTTGGTGTGACCATAGGCGGCACCATGGTGTTTGTGGCGCTTTTATTGATCTTCTTTTATCTCTTATATGTTGTTAAACCTATTTTTGATGGGGCTGAAGTTAAGCCTCTAGTGAGTGTTGAACTGTCGGATGATGCGAGCCCAGCTTTGATGGTGGGTAGCGATGAGCAAAATGAGCTTATCTACCGCGTTTCAAATACAGGCCAGGTAGATTTCTATAAAGCGAAAACAGGTCAACTGCTTGAAAGGGAACAACTGATTTTACCTAACGGTACTCAAGTAAGCAGTAGTGCTGTTTCAGCGCCGAGTGAACAAAGGTTTGCCCTTGGGCTCGATAATGGTCAGCTTTTACTCGCAGGCATTAGCTTTGGGGTGACTTACCCAGAAAATGAACGTCTTATTACACCTGATATCAGGTTCCCTGCTGGTACACAGGCATTAACTATTGATGAGAACGGTTCTGCACTTCATCACCTGACTTTTGGTTATAGCAGTGAAGTGATGAGTTTTGCCTATCAAGATGACGCTAAAGTGTGGCGTTTAGCACGTCAAGAAGGTGAAGAGAACATGATGACCGAAGAGGTTGAATGGATCTCCTCAACGGGTGTTATTCAAGAAGCTCCCTCGAATGTGCAGCAAGCGCTAATGACACCCGATCAACGCCAATTGATCTTAAGAAGCAGTGACAAGTTGTTTATCTACGATATTCGTGATGTCGAAGATATTCAGTTGATGCAAGTGTTAGCACTTGATTTGGCAAATACACAAGTTAAAAGTGTCAGTTTACTTGCTGGTGCCAGCTCGCTTTTGGTGAGTTATGACTCTGGTGTTGTGTTGCAATACTTTCAGGTAAACGGCGAGAGGGGTCGCCAATATCAGGAGATTCGAGGTTTCGACAAACTCGGTGATGTTGCCAGTATTGCCAGCGAGTTTTACCGTAAGAGCTTTGTGACGGTAAGTGATAAAGGCGAGCTCTCTCTGCTCTATACCACTAGTCAGCGTAAGCTGTTTTCTGAGAATTTTGATCTGAAGAATCCGGGTAAAATAGGGTTTAGCCCAAGATCGAATGCACTGGTTGTTGAGGCTGGAAATAAGTTACACCTTTTCAATGTTGAGAATGAGCATCCAGAGGTTTCTTGGAGCGCCATGTGGAGCAAGGTTTGGTATGAGGGTTATCCTGAACCAAAATATGTGTGGCAGTCGACCTCTGGTTCTGATGACTTTGAGGCAAAATTAAGCTTAATGCCTTTGGCGTTTGGTACTATGAAAGCTGCGCTATATGCCATGTTGTTTGCAACGCCTTTAGCGATTGCTGGTGCGGTATACACGGCTTACTTCATGTCTCCTAAAGTCCGCTCTATTGTTAAACCAACCATTGAGATTATGGAAGCTCTGCCGACGGTTATTTTAGGCTTCTTAGCTGGTCTTTGGCTTGCTCCCTTGATAGAGGATAATCTGCCTGGAATATTGGTTTTACTCATCTTGCTTCCGGTGTCGATTCTTTCAAGTGCCTTTGCCTGGTATCACCTGCCTGGTAAGTGGAAGCAGAGGTTACCTGATACTTATCAAGAGTTGATGTTAATCCCTGTCATCCTGTTTATCGGTTGGTTCTCATTTACCATCAGCCCAGCGATTGAGATCCTCCTGTTTGATGGTGATTCACGCATGTTTATTACTAATGAACTAGGGATCACGTTCGATCAGCGAAACGCTCTTGTTGTCGGTATCGCTATGGGCTTTGCGGTTATTCCGACCATCTTCTCTATTGCTGAAGATGCGGTTTTCTCGGTTCCTCGTCACCTCTCAAATGGTAGCTTGGCTCTTGGGGCTACCAACTGGCAAACCTTAACGCGCGTGGTGCTATTAACTGCAAGTCCTGGGATATTCTCCGCAGTGATGATGGGGCTTGGCCGCGCTGTTGGTGAAACCATGATCGTACTGATGGCTACGGGTAATACGGCCATCATGGAGTGGAGTGTGTTTGAAGGCATGAGAACCCTAGCGGCTAATATCGCTGTGGAGATGCCTGAGTCGGCGATAGGCAGCTCACACTATCGAGTGCTCTTCTTGGCCGCTTTTGTACTGTTTATCTTTACATTCTTCTTTAACACTATCGCTGAAGTCGTTAGACAACGTCTTCGTGAACGTTACAGCTCACTTTAA
- a CDS encoding DUF1289 domain-containing protein has translation MIQSPCVAKCGVNEDDICMGCYRNIDEIVGWSKADNAFKAEVWKQIPARKAALGKGENSQKISRDKWQEVAARLESDTAEA, from the coding sequence ATGATTCAATCTCCTTGTGTAGCAAAGTGTGGCGTGAATGAAGATGATATCTGCATGGGGTGCTATCGAAACATCGATGAAATCGTCGGCTGGAGTAAAGCTGATAACGCTTTTAAGGCCGAAGTCTGGAAGCAGATCCCAGCACGAAAAGCAGCCTTAGGTAAAGGCGAGAACAGCCAAAAGATCAGTAGAGATAAGTGGCAAGAGGTCGCTGCACGCCTTGAGAGTGACACGGCTGAAGCTTAA
- a CDS encoding BCCT family transporter has protein sequence MSIKSSINPPVFFSSVFLIALMVFVGAVWPTQAQTVFKSAQSWFELKAGWLYILGVAVFLIFIIFVMMSRFGDIKLGPDHAEPDYSYKSWIAMLFSAGMGIGLMFFGVAEPVMHYLAPPDATPASIQAAKDAMKITFFHWGVHAWAIYAVVALSLAYFSYRHKLPLLPRSALYPLIGERIYGPIGHAVDTFAVLGTMFGVATSLGFGVLQVNSGLNYLLGVPVNTYIQVGLIIAISLIATVSVFSGLDKGVKRLSELNLGLAVLLLIFVLIFGPTVELLQAFVQNTGSYLSDIVGKTFNLYAYEQKNDWIGGWTLLYWGWWISWSPFVGTFIARVSRGRTIREFLVGVLFVPAAFTFLWMTVFGNTAIDAIMNHGATYLSEAVSSDVSVALFVFFEHMPLSNVLSTIALCLVVTFFVTSSDSGSLVIDNLTSGGDHNAPVWQRVFWALLQGVVASVLLLAGGLQALQTVAIASALPFLLVMLLMCFGLYKALKDDWLKINSVQSHNTSVQFTKTDVNWEDHIDVLVSHPSQKDAQDFLDNVATPALTKVCESFISKEIPAEVLNFENRIRFVIANEEYDDFAYGLRIRAFTIINPIESEVDGGETEYYRVEVFLEHGGQHYDVMGFNQDQILADVVTQYEKYLHYLHLTNSEYVGDEINA, from the coding sequence ATGTCGATCAAATCCAGTATAAATCCTCCTGTGTTTTTCTCCTCTGTTTTTCTAATCGCGTTAATGGTGTTTGTTGGGGCTGTATGGCCTACTCAAGCACAAACCGTATTTAAGTCAGCTCAGTCTTGGTTCGAATTGAAAGCCGGTTGGTTGTATATTCTTGGCGTTGCTGTATTTCTGATTTTTATTATCTTTGTCATGATGAGCCGATTTGGAGATATTAAGTTAGGTCCAGATCACGCTGAGCCCGATTACAGCTATAAGAGCTGGATCGCCATGCTGTTTTCAGCAGGCATGGGAATTGGCTTGATGTTCTTCGGTGTAGCAGAGCCTGTTATGCATTATCTGGCGCCACCTGATGCGACACCAGCGTCGATTCAAGCGGCTAAAGATGCCATGAAGATCACCTTCTTCCATTGGGGAGTCCATGCTTGGGCCATCTATGCTGTAGTGGCGCTCAGTTTGGCTTATTTCTCCTACCGTCATAAGCTTCCATTGCTTCCACGTAGTGCACTTTACCCATTAATTGGTGAGCGGATCTACGGTCCAATCGGTCATGCTGTCGATACCTTTGCGGTATTAGGTACCATGTTTGGTGTTGCGACCTCTTTAGGTTTTGGCGTACTGCAGGTTAACTCAGGTCTTAACTATCTACTGGGCGTACCAGTGAATACTTATATTCAAGTTGGGCTGATTATTGCCATCTCCTTGATCGCGACAGTTTCGGTTTTCTCCGGTTTAGATAAAGGGGTGAAACGACTCAGTGAGTTGAACCTTGGTTTAGCCGTTTTACTGCTTATTTTTGTACTGATATTTGGCCCTACGGTTGAGCTATTGCAAGCCTTTGTTCAAAATACTGGTAGCTATTTAAGCGATATCGTCGGCAAGACGTTTAACTTATATGCTTATGAGCAGAAAAATGATTGGATTGGCGGATGGACGCTACTCTATTGGGGCTGGTGGATCTCATGGTCCCCATTCGTAGGGACATTTATTGCCCGCGTATCACGTGGACGTACAATCAGAGAGTTCCTCGTTGGGGTACTGTTTGTGCCAGCGGCGTTTACTTTCCTCTGGATGACGGTATTTGGTAATACGGCTATCGATGCGATTATGAATCATGGTGCGACTTACCTTTCTGAAGCGGTATCTTCGGATGTGTCCGTGGCGTTGTTTGTCTTCTTTGAGCATATGCCGTTGTCTAATGTGTTATCCACTATTGCCCTGTGTTTGGTGGTGACCTTTTTTGTGACATCGTCAGATTCTGGCTCACTTGTGATAGACAATCTCACGTCGGGTGGCGATCATAACGCTCCAGTTTGGCAGCGTGTATTTTGGGCCTTACTGCAAGGTGTTGTTGCATCTGTGCTTCTGCTTGCTGGTGGATTACAAGCATTACAAACTGTTGCGATAGCCAGTGCATTACCTTTCTTACTTGTGATGCTATTAATGTGCTTTGGTCTGTATAAAGCTCTAAAAGATGATTGGCTTAAGATCAATAGCGTGCAGTCTCATAATACCAGTGTTCAGTTCACTAAAACTGATGTGAACTGGGAAGATCATATTGATGTTCTGGTCTCTCATCCGAGTCAAAAAGATGCGCAAGATTTTCTTGATAATGTGGCAACTCCAGCACTAACTAAGGTGTGTGAGAGCTTTATTAGTAAAGAGATCCCTGCTGAAGTGTTGAATTTTGAGAATCGAATTCGCTTTGTTATTGCCAATGAAGAGTATGATGATTTTGCCTATGGTCTGCGTATTCGTGCATTTACTATTATCAATCCAATCGAGAGTGAGGTTGATGGTGGTGAGACTGAATACTACCGTGTTGAGGTGTTCCTTGAACATGGCGGTCAGCATTATGATGTAATGGGCTTTAATCAAGATCAGATCTTAGCCGATGTTGTCACTCAGTATGAGAAGTATCTGCATTATCTGCATTTAACTAACTCTGAGTATGTGGGTGACGAGATTAACGCTTAG
- a CDS encoding YajD family HNH nuclease encodes MSANQGQSKLDRVLAEAREYKAKRETGYREQALKLYPWVCGRCTREFNNANLRELTVHHRDHNHDNNPSDGSNWELLCLYCHDNEHSKFEELIQYGATKEAVVESATYNPFANLKGMMKK; translated from the coding sequence ATGTCAGCAAATCAAGGGCAAAGTAAATTAGATAGGGTGTTGGCCGAAGCTAGAGAGTACAAGGCTAAACGTGAAACTGGCTATCGTGAGCAAGCGTTAAAACTGTATCCTTGGGTGTGTGGACGCTGTACCCGTGAGTTTAATAATGCGAATTTACGTGAACTTACCGTGCACCATAGAGATCACAACCACGATAACAATCCATCAGATGGTTCTAACTGGGAGCTGTTGTGCCTCTACTGTCATGATAATGAACACTCCAAATTTGAAGAGTTAATCCAATATGGTGCGACTAAAGAAGCGGTAGTTGAATCTGCAACTTACAACCCTTTTGCAAACCTTAAAGGCATGATGAAGAAGTAG
- the phoU gene encoding phosphate signaling complex protein PhoU — MENMNLSKHISGQFNAELDDIRNRVLAMGGLVERQLEQSLDALSALDAELAQKVIEGDHKVNGMEVAIDEECTRIIAKRQPAASDLRLVLAISKTITDLERIGDACVKIAKAAMDKRSKNQQPLLVSIENMGRHATRLLHATLDALARMDAEVALELHKEDFKIDKEYEGIIRQLMTYMMADPRSIPEVLDVLWAARAVERVGDRCQNICEYIIYYVKGKDVRHVSYEEMEKDLNL; from the coding sequence ATGGAAAATATGAACTTAAGTAAACATATTTCGGGCCAGTTCAATGCTGAACTTGATGATATCCGTAATCGAGTCTTGGCGATGGGTGGATTGGTTGAGCGTCAACTTGAGCAATCACTTGATGCGCTCAGTGCCTTGGATGCCGAGCTCGCCCAAAAGGTGATAGAGGGGGATCATAAGGTTAATGGTATGGAAGTGGCTATCGATGAGGAGTGCACGAGGATCATTGCGAAGCGTCAACCAGCGGCGAGCGATCTACGTCTCGTGTTAGCTATCTCTAAAACCATTACCGATCTGGAGCGCATTGGTGATGCGTGTGTGAAAATCGCTAAGGCGGCAATGGATAAGCGCTCTAAAAATCAACAACCTTTACTGGTTAGCATCGAAAATATGGGGCGTCATGCGACGCGCTTGCTACATGCAACATTAGATGCGTTAGCGCGTATGGATGCAGAGGTCGCGCTAGAGCTTCATAAAGAAGATTTTAAGATAGATAAAGAGTATGAAGGGATCATTCGTCAATTGATGACCTACATGATGGCCGATCCTCGTTCTATCCCTGAAGTCCTTGATGTACTTTGGGCGGCTCGTGCGGTTGAACGTGTTGGAGATCGTTGTCAAAATATCTGTGAATACATCATCTATTACGTCAAAGGGAAAGATGTTCGTCATGTCTCCTACGAAGAGATGGAGAAAGATCTCAACCTGTAA
- a CDS encoding methyltransferase, producing the protein MSHSALLSQLDSLLLQSRQLWQVKAFDCDKQPWEENFPNLAALVWSLDDDILDELDRVQAELLNCLLPALNKDLVLLSESWSLELLNIKAPLCAGSRVREMEFQDIAHFSAGIKGRKWAQITAFTQELPADKCEVLEWCAGKGHLGRLISKSQGREVVSLEWQQALCDAGEKFAQQWQLPQKFVCADAFDNQQSELKVEQQAVALHACGDLHVRLLYLAAKAGTRHIAISPCCYHLIQAKEYQAMSKVGLQSELRLSRHDLQLPLQQSTIAKGKQQELRHREIAWRLGFDSLQREVRGGSCYLPIPSLKQSQLNGEFSTFCYWAAEQKSVDLPENLNFKRFLELGVERQRLTRRIDLVAHMFRGVFEHWLLLDRVCYLEEQGYEVTLEQFCNNEITPRNLLIKAKK; encoded by the coding sequence ATGTCCCATAGTGCGTTATTATCTCAATTAGACTCTCTGCTGTTACAAAGTCGGCAGCTGTGGCAAGTAAAGGCATTTGACTGTGACAAACAGCCTTGGGAGGAAAACTTCCCTAATCTGGCTGCACTTGTTTGGTCACTTGATGATGATATTCTCGATGAGCTAGATAGAGTGCAGGCCGAACTATTGAACTGTTTATTGCCTGCACTTAACAAAGATTTAGTCCTCTTGTCTGAAAGTTGGTCTCTGGAATTACTGAATATTAAGGCGCCACTCTGCGCAGGTTCTCGAGTCAGGGAGATGGAGTTTCAAGATATTGCCCACTTTAGTGCAGGGATCAAGGGGCGAAAATGGGCTCAAATTACCGCCTTTACCCAAGAGTTACCCGCAGATAAGTGCGAAGTACTTGAATGGTGTGCAGGAAAAGGTCACCTAGGAAGGTTAATTTCAAAATCGCAGGGAAGAGAGGTTGTTAGTCTTGAGTGGCAGCAAGCCCTGTGTGATGCTGGTGAAAAGTTTGCTCAGCAGTGGCAGCTTCCACAGAAATTTGTCTGCGCTGATGCGTTTGATAATCAGCAAAGTGAACTTAAAGTTGAGCAACAAGCGGTTGCTTTGCATGCCTGTGGCGATCTCCATGTTCGTTTACTCTATTTGGCTGCCAAGGCTGGAACCCGCCATATTGCTATCTCTCCTTGCTGTTATCATCTTATTCAGGCGAAGGAGTATCAAGCCATGTCTAAGGTTGGCCTGCAAAGTGAACTGAGGTTGAGTCGCCATGATCTTCAGCTTCCTCTGCAGCAAAGCACAATTGCTAAAGGGAAGCAGCAAGAGTTAAGGCATAGAGAGATTGCATGGCGTTTAGGTTTTGACTCTTTGCAGCGTGAAGTTAGAGGGGGTTCTTGCTATCTGCCAATTCCTTCGCTGAAGCAGAGTCAGTTAAATGGTGAGTTTTCCACTTTCTGTTACTGGGCCGCTGAACAGAAGAGCGTCGATTTACCAGAGAATCTCAATTTCAAGCGCTTTCTTGAGTTGGGTGTCGAGCGACAACGCTTGACTCGAAGAATTGATCTGGTTGCGCATATGTTTCGCGGTGTATTTGAGCATTGGTTACTGCTCGACAGAGTCTGCTATTTAGAGGAGCAGGGGTATGAGGTTACACTTGAACAGTTTTGTAATAATGAGATAACCCCCAGAAATTTACTGATCAAGGCTAAAAAGTAA
- the pstA gene encoding phosphate ABC transporter permease PstA has protein sequence MGKWFKSGSPWIWMTGGAVSISLIAVLGLLLMIAWRGLSYFWPAEIYQWELNDQNGQQYTLIGEIYDSEEVPTERLVAAGHQFEQAPGDTVKRYLIKTGNREFVGLDFRWILATDIISRSKPDDIAVIERSKNGDFYGYPVAVIENGQRLELKDVESSLMSHIERAVELNDEAVKLQKSEIGSINYALEKLRLKERGYELDNKLTDARKLELETARSTLQADYLVLEKQFFALREEAGRDSVIIKDMRGLEVTLKLDSILDVTYANRMGLFSKVGHWFVGMGRFISDDPREANTEGGVFPAIFGTVFMVMLMAVIVTPFGVIAAIYLHEYAKKGPVTKMIRIAVINLAGVPSIVYGVFGLGFFVYMFGGTLDQLFYPEALPAPTFGSPGVIWSALTLAILTLPVVIVSTEEGLSRIPSAVRQGSLALGATKAETLWRIVIPMASPAIMTGLILAVARAAGEVAPLMLVGVVKLAPTLPIDMNFPFVHLERKFMHLGFHIYDVGFQSPNVEAARPLVYATSFLLVSVIVSLNLTAIGVRNHLREKYRSLEH, from the coding sequence ATGGGTAAGTGGTTTAAATCAGGTTCCCCATGGATCTGGATGACTGGTGGTGCTGTTAGCATCAGCTTAATTGCTGTTCTCGGCCTACTTCTAATGATTGCATGGCGCGGCCTAAGCTACTTTTGGCCTGCTGAGATCTATCAGTGGGAGCTTAATGACCAAAATGGGCAACAATACACCTTGATTGGTGAGATCTATGACAGCGAAGAGGTGCCGACAGAACGTTTAGTGGCTGCTGGGCATCAATTTGAACAGGCGCCTGGTGATACCGTTAAGCGATATCTTATTAAAACGGGTAACCGTGAGTTTGTGGGTTTGGATTTTCGCTGGATATTAGCAACTGATATTATTTCACGCAGTAAACCTGATGATATTGCAGTGATTGAGCGAAGTAAGAACGGTGACTTTTATGGCTATCCGGTTGCTGTGATAGAAAATGGGCAACGTCTTGAGCTTAAGGATGTTGAGTCCTCGTTGATGTCTCATATTGAGCGTGCGGTTGAGCTCAATGATGAAGCGGTGAAGCTTCAGAAAAGTGAGATAGGTTCAATTAACTATGCCCTAGAGAAGTTGAGGTTAAAGGAGCGTGGTTATGAGTTGGATAACAAGTTAACCGATGCGCGTAAACTTGAGCTGGAGACAGCACGTAGCACCCTTCAGGCCGATTACTTAGTATTAGAGAAGCAGTTTTTTGCGCTTAGAGAGGAAGCTGGACGTGACTCGGTCATCATTAAAGATATGCGAGGCCTAGAAGTTACTTTAAAACTAGACTCAATTCTTGATGTGACCTATGCCAACCGAATGGGGCTGTTTAGTAAAGTTGGACACTGGTTTGTTGGTATGGGGCGCTTTATTAGTGATGACCCTCGCGAAGCCAATACTGAAGGTGGTGTCTTCCCTGCCATTTTCGGTACTGTATTTATGGTGATGTTGATGGCCGTTATCGTGACGCCATTTGGTGTGATTGCGGCTATCTACCTCCATGAATATGCTAAAAAAGGTCCTGTGACTAAGATGATACGCATTGCCGTGATCAACTTGGCTGGTGTTCCCTCCATTGTTTATGGTGTATTTGGTTTAGGTTTCTTTGTTTATATGTTCGGTGGCACGCTGGATCAGCTCTTCTATCCTGAAGCTTTGCCTGCTCCAACCTTTGGCTCGCCAGGGGTTATCTGGTCAGCATTGACCTTGGCAATATTAACTCTGCCAGTGGTCATTGTATCAACCGAAGAAGGACTTAGTCGTATACCCAGTGCTGTTCGCCAAGGCAGCTTAGCCTTAGGGGCAACCAAGGCTGAAACTTTATGGCGTATTGTCATACCTATGGCAAGCCCAGCGATTATGACTGGGCTGATTCTTGCGGTAGCACGAGCGGCGGGGGAAGTTGCCCCCCTAATGCTGGTGGGGGTTGTAAAACTCGCGCCGACTCTGCCAATAGATATGAACTTTCCTTTTGTGCATCTGGAACGTAAGTTTATGCACCTAGGCTTCCATATTTATGATGTTGGTTTCCAAAGTCCCAACGTTGAGGCTGCAAGACCTTTAGTGTATGCGACCTCTTTCTTGCTGGTCTCCGTCATTGTGTCACTGAACCTGACCGCTATCGGCGTACGAAACCACTTACGTGAAAAATATCGCTCGCTAGAGCATTAA
- a CDS encoding DUF2797 domain-containing protein, with protein MLGSIKKMRATLDDNQQVQYQLPIGDQLVEMNPLIGTSVTLTHTGKISCSNCGKKTKKSYSQGHCFVCMKKLASCDMCIMKPETCHFAQGTCREPEWGEANCFVPHYVYLSNTSGLKVGITRHTQLPTRWIDQGATQGLPILKVSTRQISGLVEVELAKMIADKTNWRTMLKGNAEAIDLKAKAAELLPEVENKIHEICMKNGEYAIEKLNEDIQDIQFPVTEFPTKISSHNFDKDPVVSGVLLGIKGQYLIFDTGVINLRKFTSYEISLS; from the coding sequence ATGTTAGGATCAATAAAAAAAATGCGTGCCACACTGGATGATAACCAGCAGGTACAGTATCAATTGCCAATTGGCGATCAATTAGTAGAGATGAACCCGCTTATTGGTACAAGCGTGACCTTAACTCACACAGGCAAAATAAGCTGTAGTAACTGCGGTAAGAAAACCAAGAAGAGCTACTCTCAAGGTCACTGCTTTGTCTGTATGAAAAAACTAGCTAGCTGTGACATGTGCATAATGAAACCAGAGACTTGCCACTTTGCACAGGGAACCTGCCGTGAGCCTGAATGGGGAGAAGCTAACTGCTTTGTGCCACATTATGTTTACCTTTCAAACACCTCTGGTCTTAAAGTGGGGATCACTCGACACACCCAACTACCTACCCGTTGGATAGATCAAGGCGCGACTCAGGGATTGCCTATCTTAAAGGTCTCAACGAGGCAGATCTCTGGCTTAGTTGAAGTCGAACTGGCTAAGATGATTGCCGATAAGACAAATTGGCGCACTATGCTCAAAGGCAATGCTGAAGCGATAGATCTCAAGGCTAAAGCCGCTGAACTTCTGCCTGAAGTTGAAAACAAGATACATGAGATCTGCATGAAAAATGGTGAGTATGCCATTGAAAAGCTAAATGAAGATATTCAGGACATTCAGTTTCCAGTCACTGAATTTCCAACCAAAATCAGCTCACACAACTTCGATAAAGACCCTGTTGTCAGCGGTGTATTGCTTGGCATTAAAGGGCAGTACTTAATCTTCGATACTGGCGTCATTAACCTTAGAAAGTTCACCTCTTACGAGATAAGCCTAAGTTAA
- a CDS encoding glycine cleavage system protein R has product MLRYLVTLQVPDKNGLVEQIAHAVSRHGGNWLDSELRHIDGIFAAILLLEVPASNWDTLVENLECIEGLSLTYAKTSKEQSLPTHKSYSLVAYDRPGLVHDISNKISSMGMNIEHLSTRYESAGHTGVALFRANFDVAMKNDAQEELLSDALYTIGDDVVLDKV; this is encoded by the coding sequence ATGTTACGATACTTAGTGACCCTTCAAGTCCCAGATAAAAATGGCTTAGTTGAGCAAATTGCACATGCTGTGAGTCGTCATGGAGGAAACTGGTTAGATTCAGAGCTTCGCCACATAGATGGCATCTTTGCAGCCATACTCTTGTTAGAAGTTCCCGCTTCAAATTGGGATACTTTAGTAGAAAATTTAGAGTGCATTGAGGGCTTAAGTTTAACCTACGCTAAAACGAGTAAGGAGCAATCTCTACCGACCCACAAAAGTTACTCTTTAGTTGCCTATGACAGGCCAGGCCTAGTGCACGATATTTCAAATAAAATCAGTTCAATGGGGATGAATATCGAACATCTCAGCACGCGTTATGAAAGCGCTGGCCACACAGGGGTCGCCCTATTTAGAGCAAACTTTGACGTTGCCATGAAAAATGATGCACAAGAGGAGCTGCTCAGCGATGCTCTCTACACAATTGGTGATGATGTTGTGCTGGATAAGGTGTAA